A stretch of the Saprospiraceae bacterium genome encodes the following:
- a CDS encoding diphosphomevalonate decarboxylase has product MKTNISWEAPSNIAIVKYWGKREQQLPINPSLSFTLNYCKTKTSIQWEQRNGQDHLDFEFFYDGQKKPRFEYKLKTFFNQVELLYPEFKSVYLNIDSINSFPHSAGIASSASAMAALALCVMSIENEIKGFVMPQDEFLNKASYLARLGSGSACRSVYPFAAAWGQSMHLPGSSDEYAIPMENHLHEEFKTLQDYIFIVSRAEKKVSSSAGHQLMERHPYRDARIYQAHENFNQLLSVLKAGDWLAFAKICETEALSLHGLMMSSNPSYILLEPESIHIINELKLFQQESKLPITFTIDAGPNIHVLFPERIKEAVDAWIQQSLSRYWEEEHIIFDEVSHPKFGV; this is encoded by the coding sequence ATGAAAACAAACATAAGCTGGGAAGCACCATCCAATATTGCCATTGTAAAATATTGGGGTAAGCGAGAACAACAATTGCCGATTAATCCTTCGTTAAGTTTTACTTTAAATTATTGTAAAACAAAAACAAGCATCCAATGGGAACAGCGCAACGGACAAGATCATTTGGATTTTGAATTTTTTTATGATGGCCAAAAGAAACCACGTTTTGAATATAAACTCAAAACATTTTTCAACCAAGTTGAACTTCTTTATCCGGAATTCAAGTCAGTTTATTTAAACATTGATTCTATCAACAGCTTTCCACATTCTGCGGGGATTGCTTCTTCTGCATCGGCTATGGCTGCACTTGCACTGTGTGTCATGAGCATTGAAAATGAAATCAAAGGCTTTGTGATGCCGCAGGATGAATTTTTAAATAAAGCATCTTATTTAGCTCGCTTAGGGTCTGGTTCTGCATGCAGGTCAGTGTATCCTTTTGCAGCAGCCTGGGGACAATCAATGCACTTGCCAGGAAGTTCAGATGAGTATGCAATTCCAATGGAAAATCACCTTCATGAAGAGTTCAAAACGTTACAGGATTATATTTTTATCGTAAGTCGTGCAGAGAAAAAAGTTTCTTCCAGTGCCGGACATCAATTGATGGAAAGACATCCTTATCGGGATGCACGTATTTATCAAGCGCATGAAAATTTTAATCAGTTATTATCGGTATTAAAAGCAGGAGACTGGCTTGCTTTTGCAAAAATTTGTGAAACGGAAGCATTGAGTTTACATGGATTGATGATGAGTTCAAATCCATCTTATATTTTATTAGAACCAGAATCCATACACATCATCAATGAATTAAAATTATTTCAACAAGAATCTAAATTACCCATCACCTTTACAATTGATGCGGGTCCCAATATTCATGTATTATTTCCTGAGCGAATCAAAGAAGCAGTAGATGCATGGATTCAACAAAGTTTAAGCAGGTATTGGGAAGAAGAGCACATCATTTTTGATGAAGTTAGTCATCCCAAATTTGGGGTTTAG
- a CDS encoding amidohydrolase family protein yields MNKLVLLGFLLCISAKCYLQPAPAAKQQEAIAIVGGTIHVGNGQSITNGLILFDKGVLQYVGTDLSKAASIKNRIDASGKQIYPGFICMATNLGLAEIEQVKATIDYEEFGSLNPNVRSLTSYNTDSKIIPTVRSNGMLLAQVIPNGGIISGQSSVMQLDAWNWEDAVVKADEGIFLNWPSPNPPRRFGQETDKNQQDPDRYQTEMNALKVYFDEAMAYSKVPHKTNINLAYEAMIDLFKGTKKLYIRAQAAKAIIHSVQFAEKYGLKPVLVGANEAWRVVDFLKEHQIAIILGQVQSLPTREDDDYDQPYKNPKILQDAGILYCFSINGFWEQRNLHFQAGHALGFGLNYEQAIAGLSLNPAKILGLDHRLGSLEAGKDATFIISDGDVLDMRTSRVSRAFIQGRAIDLDNKQKELYRRFYSKYHPE; encoded by the coding sequence ATGAACAAATTAGTACTATTGGGTTTCCTACTATGCATTTCTGCAAAGTGTTATTTGCAACCTGCACCTGCAGCAAAGCAACAAGAAGCCATTGCGATTGTTGGAGGAACCATCCATGTAGGAAATGGACAATCGATCACCAACGGATTGATTTTATTTGATAAAGGAGTTTTGCAATATGTTGGGACCGATTTAAGCAAAGCTGCATCGATTAAAAATCGCATCGATGCAAGCGGAAAACAAATTTATCCAGGATTTATCTGCATGGCTACCAACTTAGGCCTGGCTGAAATCGAACAAGTAAAGGCAACCATAGACTACGAAGAATTTGGTTCTTTAAACCCTAACGTACGTTCGTTAACCTCTTACAATACAGACAGCAAGATCATTCCAACAGTAAGGAGCAACGGCATGTTGCTGGCTCAAGTGATTCCAAATGGTGGGATTATTTCCGGACAGTCTTCTGTAATGCAGCTCGATGCCTGGAATTGGGAAGATGCGGTTGTAAAAGCAGATGAAGGAATCTTTTTAAACTGGCCCTCACCCAATCCTCCCCGTCGATTCGGACAAGAAACAGATAAAAATCAGCAAGATCCGGATCGTTATCAAACCGAAATGAATGCACTTAAGGTCTATTTTGATGAAGCCATGGCTTATTCTAAAGTTCCTCATAAAACCAACATCAATCTGGCATACGAGGCCATGATCGATTTATTTAAAGGAACCAAAAAGCTATACATCCGCGCACAAGCAGCAAAGGCAATCATTCATTCCGTGCAATTTGCAGAAAAGTACGGTTTGAAACCGGTATTAGTCGGTGCCAATGAAGCCTGGAGGGTGGTTGATTTTTTAAAAGAACATCAAATTGCGATTATTTTAGGACAAGTGCAAAGTTTGCCTACTCGTGAAGACGATGATTACGATCAGCCTTATAAAAATCCTAAAATTTTACAGGATGCCGGCATTTTATATTGTTTTTCTATCAATGGTTTCTGGGAGCAGCGGAATTTGCATTTTCAGGCAGGTCATGCTTTGGGGTTTGGATTGAATTATGAACAAGCAATTGCAGGTTTAAGTCTGAATCCTGCCAAAATATTAGGCTTGGATCATCGGTTGGGAAGCTTGGAGGCAGGAAAAGATGCAACTTTTATAATCAGCGACGGAGATGTTTTGGATATGCGAACCAGTCGTGTGAGTCGTGCCTTTATCCAGGGAAGAGCCATTGATTTAGATAATAAGCAAAAAGAATTGTACCGCAGATTTTACAGTAAGTATCATCCGGAATAA
- a CDS encoding MmcQ/YjbR family DNA-binding protein, protein MISIDDLRSICGSLEDVSEQAHFEKTSFRTKKRIFATFDAKTNLVCVKLEEADQYIYNKLNPEIYWPLSNKWGSLGWTHVKIEAIEKDAFLEILMKAYSLSSPKVHPHESN, encoded by the coding sequence ATGATTAGTATTGATGACTTGCGTTCTATTTGTGGTAGTTTAGAAGATGTTTCCGAACAAGCACATTTTGAAAAAACTTCCTTCCGAACCAAGAAACGAATTTTTGCCACATTTGATGCTAAAACCAATCTGGTTTGCGTCAAATTGGAAGAAGCAGATCAATACATCTATAATAAATTAAATCCAGAAATCTATTGGCCGCTTTCCAACAAATGGGGAAGCCTGGGTTGGACCCATGTGAAAATTGAAGCCATAGAAAAAGATGCTTTTTTAGAGATCCTCATGAAGGCTTATTCTTTATCCAGTCCAAAGGTTCATCCTCACGAATCCAATTAA
- a CDS encoding VOC family protein — translation MNRIVHFEIPCENPNQQMDFFKEVFDWKFQQFLSDEYWTCSSGDASTPGINGGFMKKKHPGQPIVNSIQVENLEQTASKIVSMGGKIVVPKMAIPTVGWLSYFTDPEGNIHGLYQEDGSAK, via the coding sequence ATGAATCGCATCGTACATTTCGAAATTCCCTGTGAGAATCCAAACCAACAAATGGATTTTTTTAAAGAAGTATTTGATTGGAAATTCCAACAATTTCTCTCTGATGAATATTGGACCTGCAGTTCCGGTGACGCTTCAACTCCCGGAATTAATGGGGGCTTTATGAAGAAAAAACATCCCGGTCAACCCATTGTAAATTCCATACAAGTTGAAAATTTAGAACAGACCGCTTCCAAAATAGTAAGCATGGGAGGAAAAATTGTGGTCCCCAAAATGGCAATTCCTACCGTTGGATGGCTTTCCTACTTCACCGATCCTGAAGGAAATATTCATGGTTTGTATCAAGAAGATGGGAGTGCCAAATAA
- a CDS encoding right-handed parallel beta-helix repeat-containing protein, giving the protein MKYLLCFLFSVYIVTSPLLAINYHVKPTGNDANSGLSFALAFKTIQTATNKVKAGDSILVYNGFYKGFDHFYKASGSPGKEIVYFAMGDAVVINQSCGRGFDGLNVEGSDYIEVNGFKVNAIADANGSGEDGIRAVLANHITVRNCIVDSCYRGIFTGYTDDFLAENNICKRSYGEHGIYVSNNSDRVLIRYNQCFNNKAAGIQLNPDLSSGAPGISVDVKIYNNTCYNNRIGLNLQGIYDSEVYNNLLYNNGSGNGGNGITLFHGDAATGCNNVKVFNNTVLVPAGSQWAILAIESDSLFVMNNILLSASPKGSLDIESSCTNYFGDYNLLNDKMTINQGSSYINFASWQALGHDAHSLLISNNNSVFLNAAANDYHLANNSPAWNAGSNLVSALVQLDLEGRKRPQGIAFDIGCYELAEATQTKHLTKNLKIDTDYIFIENENILQIQSDVADLTADLFTFTGRYISSGTVFDKTNLPFGIYLFRIYDSKSNIPIGFKKILIK; this is encoded by the coding sequence ATGAAATACCTGCTTTGCTTTTTATTTTCTGTTTACATTGTTACCAGTCCGTTACTTGCTATAAACTACCATGTAAAACCTACTGGCAATGATGCCAATTCCGGATTGAGTTTTGCGCTGGCTTTTAAAACCATCCAAACTGCAACCAACAAAGTAAAAGCCGGTGACAGTATTTTGGTTTACAATGGTTTTTATAAAGGATTTGATCATTTTTATAAAGCCAGTGGCAGTCCCGGTAAAGAGATCGTGTATTTTGCAATGGGCGATGCCGTGGTGATCAATCAATCTTGTGGCCGCGGCTTTGATGGACTGAATGTTGAAGGCAGCGACTACATCGAAGTAAACGGTTTTAAAGTAAATGCAATTGCCGATGCCAATGGATCCGGGGAAGATGGCATTCGTGCGGTGCTTGCCAACCACATCACGGTTCGAAATTGTATTGTGGACAGCTGTTACCGCGGCATTTTTACCGGTTATACCGACGATTTTCTTGCAGAAAACAATATTTGCAAACGCTCTTATGGCGAACATGGGATTTATGTCTCCAATAACAGCGATCGGGTGCTCATTCGTTACAACCAATGTTTTAATAATAAGGCAGCCGGCATTCAACTCAATCCTGATCTCAGCAGCGGAGCTCCGGGAATTTCTGTAGATGTAAAAATTTATAACAATACCTGTTACAACAACCGCATCGGACTCAATTTGCAAGGGATTTATGACAGTGAGGTTTACAACAATCTGCTCTATAATAATGGATCCGGAAATGGAGGCAATGGCATCACTTTGTTTCATGGAGATGCTGCAACTGGTTGCAACAACGTAAAAGTATTTAACAATACGGTTCTGGTTCCTGCTGGTTCCCAGTGGGCCATCCTCGCGATAGAAAGCGACAGTCTGTTTGTGATGAATAATATTTTACTAAGCGCATCCCCCAAAGGAAGTTTGGATATTGAAAGTTCATGCACCAATTATTTTGGAGATTACAATCTGCTCAATGATAAAATGACCATCAATCAAGGAAGTTCTTATATAAATTTTGCAAGCTGGCAAGCTTTGGGCCACGATGCGCACTCCCTCTTAATCAGTAATAACAACAGCGTATTTTTGAATGCTGCTGCCAATGACTATCATTTGGCAAACAACAGTCCGGCCTGGAATGCAGGCAGCAATCTCGTTTCTGCTTTGGTACAACTTGATCTGGAGGGTCGTAAACGTCCTCAAGGAATTGCATTTGATATCGGTTGTTACGAACTGGCAGAAGCAACCCAAACCAAACATTTAACGAAGAATTTGAAAATTGATACCGATTACATTTTTATAGAAAATGAAAATATTCTACAAATTCAATCAGATGTTGCAGATTTAACCGCCGATTTGTTTACATTTACAGGAAGGTATATTTCAAGCGGAACCGTATTTGATAAAACGAATCTTCCTTTTGGCATCTACTTGTTCCGAATTTACGATTCCAAAAGCAACATTCCAATTGGATTTAAAAAGATTTTGATTAAATAA
- a CDS encoding GNAT family N-acetyltransferase, with protein MLLDHPLLLRALCEKDLAALIRLANNKKIWDNLRNYFPHPYTQSDADQFLEKLIQEDPKLTFAIDHQNQFCGIIGLNKQSDVYEKSLEMGYWLGEEYWNMGIASKAVKLITQYATQELGFERIFTSVYAYNKASMRVLEKNNYILEGVFRKAVYKNENYVDEFRYAFVI; from the coding sequence ATGCTACTTGATCACCCACTCCTCCTTCGTGCCCTTTGTGAGAAAGATTTAGCAGCGTTGATTCGCCTAGCAAATAATAAAAAAATTTGGGATAATTTGAGGAACTACTTTCCACATCCTTATACCCAATCAGATGCAGATCAGTTTTTAGAAAAATTAATTCAAGAAGACCCAAAGCTCACATTTGCAATTGATCATCAAAATCAATTTTGTGGAATCATCGGACTCAATAAACAGTCAGATGTTTATGAGAAATCTTTAGAGATGGGGTATTGGCTCGGTGAGGAATACTGGAACATGGGTATTGCAAGCAAAGCTGTTAAATTAATCACACAATATGCAACGCAGGAATTAGGTTTTGAACGAATATTTACTTCAGTGTATGCTTACAACAAAGCATCTATGAGGGTGCTTGAAAAAAATAATTATATTTTGGAAGGGGTATTTCGCAAAGCTGTTTATAAAAATGAAAACTATGTGGATGAATTCCGTTACGCATTTGTAATATGA
- a CDS encoding amidohydrolase family protein: MLKVNWILLLGLLVFKLQAQISFPVNGVRPPENRIVLIQNAMLHPDSSARSYLGEILIKNEWILEIGATVSHPEDAVRFDFQGKHVYPSFIDPVSDYGMGEVKRSPTRNNMVSSKEGAFSWNEALRSEIKAAQLFVYKDEAASKLREAGYGIVQTHFADGISRGSACIVSLKQANEHELILTPESAHCMSFNKGSSTQDYPNSLMGSIALLRQAYLDGLNYELAIKPKETNLSIEAWNQMQQLTQLFICTNPLDLLRAQKIAKEFHKSYQILGSGKEYQILDALKNDSIKIIVPLNFPPVYNVDDPYDLLRIDLSDLKHWELAASNPAMLAKAGISFVFTGQDLKDRKELLTNVRKSIQRGLSESRALHALTMGPAEYLNIQNKAGSLAKNKLANFIVTDLPIFQDKSSIKENWIQGARYHFSKPKADSISGTYELRLEPSLFTLSIETDGDKMDFKLKSKDSLKLSLSAKIQEGYISGKLNRGNPSGDVLFSCYKTESGWTGNAQLENGSWQPMSILRLKPATSNIKKDSISTKTTDSIGALLYPLGAYGWKSKPLAKTYLIKNATVWTNEKEGILKNTDVLIQNGKITAFAKNLQSAQAIVIDGTNKHLTAGIIDEHSHIAVNGGVNECSESNTSEVRIGDVINSDDINIYRQLSGGVTTAHILHGSCNPIGGQTALIKLRWGYLPEEMKFEKADGFIKFALGENVKRSGGNQGGRYPDSRMGVEQVYLDAFTRAKEYDALRKADPTHTRQNLELDAIAEIINKKRFITCHSYVQSEINMLMKVAERFNFKVNTFTHILEGYKVADKLKQHGAGAAGFSDWWAYKFEVYEAIPYNGAILHDQGVVTAFNSDDAEMARRLNQEAAKAIMYGNVSEEEALKFVTLNPAKLLHIDDRVGSIKKGKDADLVLWNDHPLSIKASVEKTFVDGILFFDKEEDLILRKEISTERNRIVQKMIKAKAAGEGAENFSSRPRRLYHCDSIGE; encoded by the coding sequence ATGCTAAAAGTAAATTGGATACTCTTACTGGGACTCTTGGTTTTTAAACTCCAGGCCCAGATCAGCTTTCCGGTCAATGGTGTCAGACCACCTGAAAACCGCATCGTATTAATTCAAAATGCGATGTTGCATCCCGACAGTTCAGCAAGGTCTTATTTGGGTGAGATTCTGATTAAAAATGAATGGATCCTAGAAATTGGTGCTACCGTCAGTCATCCGGAAGATGCCGTTCGCTTTGATTTTCAGGGGAAACATGTCTATCCTTCATTTATCGATCCTGTCAGTGACTATGGAATGGGCGAAGTTAAACGCAGTCCTACAAGAAACAATATGGTAAGTTCTAAGGAAGGGGCTTTCTCCTGGAATGAAGCCCTCCGCTCAGAAATTAAAGCAGCACAATTGTTTGTTTATAAAGATGAAGCAGCAAGCAAACTTAGGGAAGCAGGTTATGGGATCGTCCAAACCCACTTTGCAGATGGAATTTCAAGAGGCAGCGCTTGCATCGTAAGTTTAAAACAAGCCAATGAACACGAACTCATTCTTACTCCGGAGTCTGCGCACTGCATGAGTTTTAATAAAGGCAGTTCAACCCAAGATTATCCGAATTCCCTGATGGGTTCTATTGCCTTGTTGCGGCAAGCGTATCTGGATGGTTTGAATTATGAACTTGCGATTAAACCCAAAGAAACCAATTTAAGTATCGAGGCATGGAATCAAATGCAGCAACTGACCCAGTTGTTTATTTGTACCAATCCGCTGGATCTGTTACGGGCTCAAAAAATTGCAAAGGAATTTCATAAGAGCTATCAAATTCTGGGAAGTGGTAAAGAATATCAAATCCTGGATGCATTAAAAAATGATTCAATTAAAATCATTGTGCCGCTCAATTTTCCACCGGTTTACAATGTGGATGATCCCTATGATTTGTTGCGCATTGATTTATCAGATCTCAAACACTGGGAACTGGCCGCTTCCAATCCGGCGATGTTGGCTAAAGCAGGCATTTCATTTGTATTTACCGGACAGGACTTAAAAGATCGCAAGGAGTTACTAACTAACGTACGTAAGTCCATTCAACGGGGTTTGTCTGAATCGCGGGCTTTGCATGCATTGACCATGGGTCCTGCGGAATATCTCAATATTCAAAACAAAGCCGGTAGCCTTGCTAAAAATAAACTGGCTAATTTTATTGTGACTGATCTTCCGATCTTTCAAGATAAATCCAGTATTAAAGAAAATTGGATACAAGGTGCGCGTTATCATTTTTCAAAACCAAAAGCAGATAGCATATCGGGAACGTATGAACTTCGTTTAGAACCCAGTCTGTTTACGCTAAGCATCGAAACAGATGGAGATAAAATGGATTTCAAACTCAAGTCAAAAGATTCATTGAAGTTGAGTCTGAGTGCAAAAATTCAAGAAGGGTACATTTCCGGTAAACTAAATCGCGGCAACCCAAGTGGAGATGTACTTTTTTCTTGTTACAAAACGGAATCAGGATGGACAGGTAATGCACAATTAGAAAATGGATCCTGGCAACCCATGAGCATATTGAGATTGAAACCGGCTACTTCCAACATTAAAAAAGATAGCATTTCAACCAAAACAACAGACAGCATCGGAGCGCTGTTATATCCATTAGGTGCCTATGGATGGAAATCAAAACCACTTGCAAAAACCTATTTAATTAAAAATGCAACTGTTTGGACCAATGAAAAAGAAGGCATCTTAAAAAATACAGACGTCCTGATACAAAATGGTAAAATCACTGCTTTTGCAAAAAATTTACAATCTGCACAAGCCATTGTCATTGATGGCACCAATAAACATTTGACGGCAGGAATCATTGACGAACATTCGCACATAGCAGTGAATGGCGGTGTTAATGAATGTTCGGAATCCAATACATCCGAAGTTCGCATTGGAGATGTAATCAACAGCGATGACATTAACATTTACCGGCAGTTATCCGGTGGAGTTACCACAGCACATATATTGCATGGTTCCTGCAATCCAATTGGCGGACAAACCGCGCTTATCAAATTGCGATGGGGTTATCTTCCTGAAGAAATGAAATTTGAAAAGGCAGATGGCTTTATAAAATTTGCATTGGGAGAAAATGTCAAACGAAGTGGTGGAAATCAAGGCGGCCGTTATCCCGATTCGCGAATGGGTGTCGAACAAGTTTATCTAGATGCATTTACACGCGCTAAAGAATACGACGCACTTCGAAAAGCAGATCCTACGCATACCCGCCAAAATTTGGAACTGGATGCGATTGCTGAAATCATCAATAAAAAACGGTTTATTACCTGTCACTCTTATGTACAATCCGAAATCAATATGTTGATGAAAGTGGCCGAACGATTTAATTTTAAAGTCAACACCTTTACACACATTCTCGAAGGCTACAAAGTTGCAGATAAACTCAAACAGCACGGAGCAGGTGCCGCTGGATTTTCGGACTGGTGGGCCTATAAATTTGAAGTGTATGAAGCCATTCCTTATAATGGAGCTATACTGCACGACCAGGGCGTTGTTACTGCGTTTAATTCTGATGATGCAGAAATGGCCCGAAGACTGAATCAGGAAGCAGCCAAAGCCATTATGTATGGCAATGTTTCTGAAGAGGAAGCCTTGAAATTTGTTACTCTCAATCCTGCAAAACTTTTACACATAGATGATCGGGTAGGAAGTATTAAAAAAGGAAAAGATGCCGACCTGGTTTTGTGGAATGATCATCCTTTATCTATTAAAGCATCGGTCGAAAAAACATTTGTTGATGGAATTTTATTTTTTGATAAAGAGGAGGATTTAATCTTGCGCAAAGAAATTTCAACAGAACGAAATCGGATCGTACAAAAAATGATTAAAGCAAAAGCAGCTGGCGAAGGAGCCGAAAATTTTAGTTCGAGACCGCGTCGTTTATACCACTGCGATTCTATTGGTGAATAA
- a CDS encoding T9SS type A sorting domain-containing protein, translated as MKYNLTSQNHAINWILGYGINNDTSLYGRTILNFSDTSVNLTRNSGGFKFELGFENNFYSDNQGKLRFFYDGFRLGNAIDFNIIENGDTLNPGRIWQLYQGGFYPISDASVFLPSEKYDSILTLVHLPIDLYMGKPFSPSIYQTLININSNGGKGKVILKNKAIFKGNISPIGFSGCRHSNGRDWWLLFKSNQGPKYYKVLYSKTQVNKIDSQEIGSSVIDYSSVGNAVFSQNGKKFARISNQDGIQIFDYDRCNGNLSNFIQIENDSIKPSIWVNVAISPNSKYLYASTNRKIFQYDLEAANIQASMEIVGIWDGFIYDRYFTTSFCDMQLAANGKIYISCASGNIFLHVINNPDLKGGNCNFQLRALALPSYIACGLGNYPNYLLGPEQGSICDSLTTTYTVDTNEPFHLFPNPSDGILRIEGEALNYYKTIEISVFDISGTSINNQFLDGSLTAWTLNFDYLKAGLYFIEIKLDGKLVQTFKWVRN; from the coding sequence TTGAAATATAACTTAACATCTCAAAATCATGCAATTAATTGGATTTTAGGGTATGGTATCAACAACGATACCAGTTTGTATGGTAGAACTATTTTGAATTTTTCGGATACTTCTGTAAATTTAACTAGAAATTCTGGAGGATTTAAATTTGAACTTGGATTTGAAAATAATTTTTATTCGGATAACCAAGGAAAATTAAGATTTTTTTATGACGGATTTAGATTAGGAAATGCAATTGATTTCAATATTATTGAAAACGGAGATACATTAAATCCAGGAAGAATATGGCAATTATATCAGGGAGGTTTTTATCCTATTAGTGATGCTTCAGTTTTTCTACCATCTGAGAAATATGATAGTATTTTAACTTTGGTCCATTTACCAATCGACTTATATATGGGTAAGCCTTTTTCTCCAAGTATTTACCAAACCTTAATAAATATTAATTCCAATGGTGGAAAAGGAAAAGTTATTTTAAAGAACAAAGCAATCTTTAAAGGTAATATCTCACCAATTGGCTTTAGCGGATGTCGGCATTCCAATGGTAGAGATTGGTGGTTACTCTTCAAAAGCAATCAAGGCCCAAAGTACTATAAAGTGCTTTACTCAAAAACTCAAGTTAATAAAATTGATTCACAAGAAATAGGGAGTTCAGTTATTGATTATTCATCGGTTGGTAATGCAGTTTTTTCACAGAATGGGAAAAAATTTGCTAGAATTTCTAATCAGGACGGAATACAAATATTTGATTATGATAGATGCAATGGAAATTTATCAAATTTTATCCAAATTGAGAATGATTCTATAAAACCTTCAATTTGGGTCAATGTGGCGATATCGCCAAATAGTAAATATCTGTATGCGTCCACCAATAGGAAAATATTTCAATACGATTTAGAGGCAGCAAATATTCAAGCAAGTATGGAAATCGTAGGAATTTGGGATGGATTTATCTATGATAGATATTTTACAACCAGTTTTTGTGATATGCAGCTAGCTGCTAATGGAAAAATTTACATATCATGTGCAAGTGGAAATATTTTTTTGCATGTTATAAACAATCCTGATTTAAAAGGTGGAAATTGTAATTTTCAATTACGAGCCTTAGCCTTGCCCAGCTATATTGCATGTGGCTTGGGTAACTATCCAAATTATTTATTGGGACCTGAACAAGGAAGTATCTGCGACAGCTTAACAACAACTTATACTGTTGATACAAACGAACCGTTCCATTTATTTCCAAACCCATCTGATGGTATTTTAAGAATTGAAGGTGAGGCGTTGAATTATTATAAAACAATTGAAATAAGCGTTTTCGATATCTCTGGGACAAGCATTAACAATCAATTTTTAGATGGCAGTTTAACTGCCTGGACTTTGAATTTTGATTATTTGAAAGCCGGTCTCTATTTTATTGAAATAAAATTAGATGGTAAATTGGTTCAGACATTTAAATGGGTAAGGAATTAA
- a CDS encoding DUF4294 domain-containing protein: protein MGMYLRHLFFLVFFPVFLIAQEAPKEFQTIIDGQPVKVIVNNGDTLFEILLEKAVVRPLIVFDDYKSENLYHKYRRYAAVVYPYAVHAVRLYMQLQILTEGQSDKERRKIVKQISNTLEEEFENPLKNLTKTQGLILTKMIERQLDKPFYGIVKELKGGFSAFMWNEVGKMNGYKLKNKYEKGQDKIMDAVLEEFDMTVDLK from the coding sequence ATGGGTATGTATTTACGCCATCTATTTTTTCTGGTATTCTTTCCGGTTTTTCTGATAGCTCAGGAAGCACCCAAAGAATTTCAAACAATAATTGATGGACAGCCCGTCAAAGTAATTGTAAACAATGGCGATACTTTGTTTGAAATTTTATTAGAAAAAGCAGTCGTTCGACCGTTGATCGTTTTTGATGATTATAAATCAGAGAACCTGTATCATAAATACCGACGTTATGCAGCAGTGGTTTATCCATATGCTGTCCATGCAGTCCGTTTATATATGCAATTGCAAATACTGACAGAAGGACAATCAGACAAAGAGCGAAGAAAAATCGTAAAACAAATCAGCAATACTTTGGAAGAAGAATTTGAAAACCCTTTAAAAAATCTGACAAAAACCCAGGGACTCATTCTTACAAAAATGATCGAGCGGCAATTGGATAAACCCTTTTATGGAATTGTAAAAGAATTGAAAGGTGGATTTTCCGCTTTTATGTGGAATGAAGTGGGTAAAATGAATGGATATAAATTAAAAAATAAATACGAAAAAGGACAAGACAAAATTATGGATGCGGTCCTGGAAGAATTTGATATGACTGTTGATTTAAAATAA